From a single Mangifera indica cultivar Alphonso chromosome 19, CATAS_Mindica_2.1, whole genome shotgun sequence genomic region:
- the LOC123203757 gene encoding glutamic acid-rich protein-like: MSSLRQSPSKNLRSKGFKVKNVLHICLLLAICIWLLYQVKHFYNEKKGYMDTATVSEVQSANGSLKLGRKDVRSQTLQTALEADRQEDQEGLLNMEFEEVVENKMEKSEEEGRGGGDDEIDGRDQEKLEEEESEDAEDLIDEADTVEDESEEQEN, encoded by the coding sequence ATGTCCTCGTTGAGGCAATCTCCTAGTAAAAACCTAAGGTCTAAAGGGTTCAAGGTGAAGAATGTTCTTCATATATGTTTGTTGCTTGCCATTTGCATATGGTTGCTTTACCAAGTCAAGCACTTCTACAATGAAAAGAAAGGATATATGGACACTGCAACAGTATCAGAAGTGCAGAGTGCGAATGGAAGCTTAAAATTGGGCCGAAAGGATGTCCGCTCGCAAACACTGCAAACAGCTTTGGAGGCAGACAGGCAAGAAGATCAGGAAGGCCTGCTTAATATGGAGTTCGAAGAGGTAGTGGagaataaaatggaaaaaagtgAGGAAGAAGGAAGAGGAGGTGGAGACGATGAGATAGATGGACGTGATCAAGAGAAgttggaagaagaagaatctgaaGATGCTGAGGATCTCATTGATGAAGCAGATACAGTGGAAGACGAAAGCGAAGAGCAAGAGAATTAA